The following are encoded in a window of Pangasianodon hypophthalmus isolate fPanHyp1 chromosome 14, fPanHyp1.pri, whole genome shotgun sequence genomic DNA:
- the LOC113532767 gene encoding zinc finger protein 883 isoform X2 → MEMNLFNEAQTQRVLMQAQLNAVMEFLAKEAVRKICLLFKLCSVEKECNAVDLPSASERSGNAQSLSEPKEPATQPEYAQTSVSGETVYLLVSGEESHATATTATPQQDVIREDECPATQELESTTAISSSTKVGENGKKIQTILIMKDAGSFSAEAKNAVNTPAVQTTVQPDKLKKNMSYKCDVCERTFSMKRYLMRHKQVHSKTAHHTCNVCGNKYRFLRALNKHLLSHGKKKREAHPCKTCGKSFVNLDKHELVHLNVKPYLCGVCGKGFTLESVLLVHQRLHTGEKPYQCETCGKRFTQSSTLHIHKRVHSEAKPWKCSLCDKSFKRQSSLKKHDIVHTGEKPHTCETCGQKFGHRENLKRHVLNHLGIKPYACKVCGKQYSQMSSLKEHMPVHGTVKPFMCETCGKTFVYNYALKNHMWTHRDIRKAHGAEKNPHCCEVCGKCYSSSYALKMHQRLHSEHNPFNCKVCGKTFSSMSGVYAHEQRHTGVKVFRCELCKKTFVNKAYLKVHEFLHTKEKLHKCLLCGKGFSLPNGLKLHMLIHTGEKPHKCEICGMAFRLLGNLRRHNRVHTGEKPFSCEVCGKSFSQPNNVKAHMQMHTGIKPYTCQKCGKKYAYVRNYNDHKCVPL, encoded by the exons atggaaatgaatctttttaatgaagcacagacacagagagtATTAATGCAG GCACAGCTTAATGCTGTCATGGAGTTTTTGGCGAAGGAGGCAGTACGGAAAATCTGCCTTCTGTTCAAGCTATGCAGTGTAGAGAAAGAGTGTAATGCAGTGGATTTGCCCAGTGcgtctgaaagatcaggaaatGCACAGAGTCTGTCCGAGCCGAAGGAACCAGCTACTCAACCCGAATATGCTCAGACTTCAGTATCCG GAGAAACTGTGTATCTCTTAGTGAGtggggaagaatcacatgcTACAGCAACAACTGCAACTCCACAGCAAGATGTCATCAGAGAAGATGAG TGTCCTGCTACTCAGGAGCTTGAATCTACCACAGCCATTAGCTCTTCTACGAAGGtgggagaaaatggaaaaaagatcCAAACTATCTTGATAATGAAAG ATGCAGGCTCTTTTTCTGCTGAAGcgaaaaatgcagtaaatacCCCAGCTGTACAAACCACTGTTCAACCAGACAAGCTGAAGAAGAACATGTCCTataaatgtgatgtgtgtgaaaggACTTTTTCAATGAAGCGTTACCTAATGCGGCACAAGCAAGTACACTCCAAAACAGCCCATCACACCTGCAATGTGTGTGGgaataaatacagatttttaagAGCACTGAACAAGCACCTCTTGTCTCATGGCAAAAAGAAGAGGGAGGCACATCCGTGCAAAACATGCGGCAAAAGCTTTGTAAATCTGGACAAGCACGAACTCGTCCACTTAAACGTAAAGCCGTATCTTTGTGGCGTGTGTGGAAAAGGCTTCACTCTAGAGTCGGTTTTACTGGTACACCAGAGACTCCATACTGGAGAAAAGCCGTATCAGTGTGAAACGTGTGGGAAACGCTTCACGCAATCCAGCACCCTTCACATTCATAAGAGGGTTCACTCAGAAGCGAAGCCTTGGAAGTGCAGCCTGTGTGACAAGAGTTTCAAGAGGCAGTCCAGCTTGAAAAAGCACGATATAGTCCACACTGGAGAGAAGCCGCACACATGTGAAACGTGTGGGCAGAAGTTTGGCCATAGGGAAAATCTGAAAAGACATGTCCTTAATCACTTGGGCATAAAGCCGTATGCGTGCAAGGTCTGTGGGAAGCAATACAGTCAGATGAGCTCGCTAAAGGAACACATGCCAGTGCATGGAACAGTCAAACCCTTCATGTGCGAGACGTGTGGAAAGACCTTTGTGTACAATTACGCCctgaaaaatcacatgtggacACACAGAGATATTAGAAAAGCACATGGGGCTGAAAAGAACCCTCACTGCTGCGAAGTCTGTGGGAAATGCTACAGCTCCTCTTATGCTTTGAAAATGCATCAGAGGCTTCACTCTGAGCACAATCCATTTAACTGTAAGGTGTGTGGGAAGACTTTTAGCAGTATGTCTGGCGTGTATGCACATGAGCAACGTCATACAGGGGTGAAAGTTTTCAGGTGTGAGCTATGCAAAAAGACTTTTGTTAACAAGGCGTATCTGAAAGTGCACGAGTTTTTGCACACCAAAGAAAAACTCCATAAATGCTTGCTTTGTGGGAAAGGATTCAGTCTGCCCAATGGACTTAAGCTGCATATGCTTATTCACACTGGCGAAAAACCACATAAGTGTGAAATATGTGGCATGGCTTTTCGCTTATTGGGAAATTTACGGAGGCATAATCGCgttcacactggagagaagccATTTAGTTGTGAAGTTTGTGGGAAAAGCTTTAGCCAGCCAAACAATGTGAAGGCTCACATGCAGATGCACACTGGTATTAAACCATACACTTGTCAGAAATGTGGGAAGAAGTACGCTTATGTTAGGAATTACAATGATCATAAATGTGTGCCTCTGTAA
- the LOC113532767 gene encoding zinc finger protein 883 isoform X1, which produces MSQYELFQSQSMSIMTLLADTARAEICRVYHDNTDTQKELKLAQLNAVMEFLAKEAVRKICLLFKLCSVEKECNAVDLPSASERSGNAQSLSEPKEPATQPEYAQTSVSGETVYLLVSGEESHATATTATPQQDVIREDECPATQELESTTAISSSTKVGENGKKIQTILIMKDAGSFSAEAKNAVNTPAVQTTVQPDKLKKNMSYKCDVCERTFSMKRYLMRHKQVHSKTAHHTCNVCGNKYRFLRALNKHLLSHGKKKREAHPCKTCGKSFVNLDKHELVHLNVKPYLCGVCGKGFTLESVLLVHQRLHTGEKPYQCETCGKRFTQSSTLHIHKRVHSEAKPWKCSLCDKSFKRQSSLKKHDIVHTGEKPHTCETCGQKFGHRENLKRHVLNHLGIKPYACKVCGKQYSQMSSLKEHMPVHGTVKPFMCETCGKTFVYNYALKNHMWTHRDIRKAHGAEKNPHCCEVCGKCYSSSYALKMHQRLHSEHNPFNCKVCGKTFSSMSGVYAHEQRHTGVKVFRCELCKKTFVNKAYLKVHEFLHTKEKLHKCLLCGKGFSLPNGLKLHMLIHTGEKPHKCEICGMAFRLLGNLRRHNRVHTGEKPFSCEVCGKSFSQPNNVKAHMQMHTGIKPYTCQKCGKKYAYVRNYNDHKCVPL; this is translated from the exons ATGTCGCAGTATGAACTATTTCAGAGCCAAAGCATGTCGATAATGACGCTGTTAGCCGACACAGCCCGTGCTGAGATCTGCAGGGTTTATCATgataacacagacacacagaaagagctCAAGCTG GCACAGCTTAATGCTGTCATGGAGTTTTTGGCGAAGGAGGCAGTACGGAAAATCTGCCTTCTGTTCAAGCTATGCAGTGTAGAGAAAGAGTGTAATGCAGTGGATTTGCCCAGTGcgtctgaaagatcaggaaatGCACAGAGTCTGTCCGAGCCGAAGGAACCAGCTACTCAACCCGAATATGCTCAGACTTCAGTATCCG GAGAAACTGTGTATCTCTTAGTGAGtggggaagaatcacatgcTACAGCAACAACTGCAACTCCACAGCAAGATGTCATCAGAGAAGATGAG TGTCCTGCTACTCAGGAGCTTGAATCTACCACAGCCATTAGCTCTTCTACGAAGGtgggagaaaatggaaaaaagatcCAAACTATCTTGATAATGAAAG ATGCAGGCTCTTTTTCTGCTGAAGcgaaaaatgcagtaaatacCCCAGCTGTACAAACCACTGTTCAACCAGACAAGCTGAAGAAGAACATGTCCTataaatgtgatgtgtgtgaaaggACTTTTTCAATGAAGCGTTACCTAATGCGGCACAAGCAAGTACACTCCAAAACAGCCCATCACACCTGCAATGTGTGTGGgaataaatacagatttttaagAGCACTGAACAAGCACCTCTTGTCTCATGGCAAAAAGAAGAGGGAGGCACATCCGTGCAAAACATGCGGCAAAAGCTTTGTAAATCTGGACAAGCACGAACTCGTCCACTTAAACGTAAAGCCGTATCTTTGTGGCGTGTGTGGAAAAGGCTTCACTCTAGAGTCGGTTTTACTGGTACACCAGAGACTCCATACTGGAGAAAAGCCGTATCAGTGTGAAACGTGTGGGAAACGCTTCACGCAATCCAGCACCCTTCACATTCATAAGAGGGTTCACTCAGAAGCGAAGCCTTGGAAGTGCAGCCTGTGTGACAAGAGTTTCAAGAGGCAGTCCAGCTTGAAAAAGCACGATATAGTCCACACTGGAGAGAAGCCGCACACATGTGAAACGTGTGGGCAGAAGTTTGGCCATAGGGAAAATCTGAAAAGACATGTCCTTAATCACTTGGGCATAAAGCCGTATGCGTGCAAGGTCTGTGGGAAGCAATACAGTCAGATGAGCTCGCTAAAGGAACACATGCCAGTGCATGGAACAGTCAAACCCTTCATGTGCGAGACGTGTGGAAAGACCTTTGTGTACAATTACGCCctgaaaaatcacatgtggacACACAGAGATATTAGAAAAGCACATGGGGCTGAAAAGAACCCTCACTGCTGCGAAGTCTGTGGGAAATGCTACAGCTCCTCTTATGCTTTGAAAATGCATCAGAGGCTTCACTCTGAGCACAATCCATTTAACTGTAAGGTGTGTGGGAAGACTTTTAGCAGTATGTCTGGCGTGTATGCACATGAGCAACGTCATACAGGGGTGAAAGTTTTCAGGTGTGAGCTATGCAAAAAGACTTTTGTTAACAAGGCGTATCTGAAAGTGCACGAGTTTTTGCACACCAAAGAAAAACTCCATAAATGCTTGCTTTGTGGGAAAGGATTCAGTCTGCCCAATGGACTTAAGCTGCATATGCTTATTCACACTGGCGAAAAACCACATAAGTGTGAAATATGTGGCATGGCTTTTCGCTTATTGGGAAATTTACGGAGGCATAATCGCgttcacactggagagaagccATTTAGTTGTGAAGTTTGTGGGAAAAGCTTTAGCCAGCCAAACAATGTGAAGGCTCACATGCAGATGCACACTGGTATTAAACCATACACTTGTCAGAAATGTGGGAAGAAGTACGCTTATGTTAGGAATTACAATGATCATAAATGTGTGCCTCTGTAA